A single window of Gossypium hirsutum isolate 1008001.06 chromosome A10, Gossypium_hirsutum_v2.1, whole genome shotgun sequence DNA harbors:
- the LOC107896978 gene encoding pentatricopeptide repeat-containing protein At1g63080, mitochondrial, translated as MNGNGSFQPDAVCYSTIIDGFCKENCMDKALIIFRDMLDRRIKPNVVTFNSLINGFCSVGQWDEAKELLVDMGNKGISPNVYTLNTLISALCKDGKIQEAIFVFDLMTQRGTRPDVITYTMLIHALCKFGEWRLVRNFFANMIASEILPSVLTFNSMIYILCKEGQSSEAIEILELMKGVKPDVVTYNPLIQGLCHSGQWEEATSLLNRMMNEGVHPDVVTFNSLINALCKEKRTSEAFTVLELMIQRNVKPNVVTYNCLIYEFCSSGKWTEATTVLNRMMNEGVHLDVVTFNSLINALCKEKRTEEAITMLELMSQRGVKPDIVTYNCLIRGLCNSDKRAEATSLFSRMLNGGVQPDMETLRSLINALYKENKYEEAISMLELMSQRNVIPDIVTYCFLILGLWSLGNCAEVTSLYSRMLNGVQPDVETLSSLINALWKEKKIEEAITLYKLMIQRDLKPDIVTYSCLIHGLCKSGQCGEATSLLSKMVAEDIVPDVETFNILLDAISKQGTKEKTHEVLKVMDQKGVKPNEFTYRIMIEEV; from the coding sequence ATGAATGGAAATGGAAGCTTTCAACCTGATGCGGTGTGCTATAGTACAATTATTGATGGATTCTGTAAAGAGAATTGCATGGACAAGGCTTTGATTATCTTTCGAGATATGTTAGATAGGAGAATTAAGCCTAATGTTGTTACATTCAATTCGTTGATTAATGGATTTTGCAGCGTTGGCCAGTGGGATGAAGCAAAAGAATTATTAGTTGACATGGGTAACAAGGGGATTTCCCCTAATGTCTATACCTTAAATACTCTAATTTCTGCTCTTTGCAAGGATGGGAAGATCCAAGAAGCAatatttgtatttgatttaatgacCCAAAGAGGCACAAGGCCTGATGTTATCACTTATACTATGCTAATTCATGCCTTATGCAAGTTTGGCGAATGGAGATTGGTCAGGAATTTCTTTGCAAACATGATTGCATCTGAAATTTTACCTTCCGTTTTAACTTTCAATTCCATGATATATATTTTATGCAAGGAGGGGCAGTCATCAGAGGCAATTGAAATTCTGGAACTAATGAAAGGCGTGAAACCGGATGTTGTTACCTATAATCCTCTTATTCAAGGACTTTGTCATTCTGGGCAATGGGAAGAAGCAACAAGCTTGCTCAATAGAATGATGAATGAAGGAGTCCATCCTGATGTTGTGACTTTCAATTCTTTAATCAATGCTTTATGCAAGGAAAAGAGGACTTCAGAAGCCTTTACTGTGTTGGAATTAATGATACAGAGAAATGTAAAACCTAACGTTGTCACATACAATTGTTTAATATATGAGTTTTGCAGTTCGGGCAAATGGACGGAAGCAACAACCGTGCTCAATAGAATGATGAATGAAGGAGTACATCTTGATGTAGTAACTTTCAATTCTTTAATCAATGCCTTATGCAAGGAAAAGAGGACTGAAGAAGCCATTACCATGTTGGAACTAATGAGTCAGAGAGGTGTAAAACCTGACATTGTGACCTACAATTGTTTAATACGTGGATTGTGCAATTCAGATAAACGTGCAGAAGCCACAAGCTTGTTTAGTAGGATGTTGAATGGAGGAGTCCAGCCTGATATGGAAACTTTAAGATCTTTAATCAATGCTTTGTACAAGGAAAACAAGTATGAAGAAGCCATTAGCATGTTGGAACTAATGAGTCAGAGAAATGTAATACCTGACATTGTCACCTACTGCTTTTTAATACTTGGATTGTGGAGTTTAGGTAATTGTGCAGAAGTGACTAGCTTGTATAGTAGGATGTTGAATGGAGTCCAGCCTGATGTGGAAACCTTAAGCTCTTTAATCAATGCTTTgtggaaagaaaaaaagattgaaGAAGCCATTACCTTGTACAAATTAATGATTCAGAGAGATCTGAAACCAGACATCGTCACCTACAGTTGTTTAATACATGGATTATGCAAATCAGGACAATGTGGAGAAGCAACAAGCTTGCTTAGTAAGATGGTTGCTGAAGATATTGTACCTGATGTTGAAACTTTTAACATTTTGTTGGATGCTATCAGCAAACAAGGAACAAAAGAAAAAACTCATGAAGTACTGAAGGTGATGGATCAAAAAGGCGTGAAGCCGAATGAATTTACTTACAGGATAATGATTGAAGAAGTGTAA